The proteins below come from a single Streptomyces sp. SCSIO 75703 genomic window:
- a CDS encoding pentapeptide repeat-containing protein: MSQEHEEAFPDAAGFGLRADCANCFGLCCVALPFAASADFAIDKDAGRPCPNLGTDFRCGIHADLRQRGFPGCTVFDCFGAGQRVSQVTFGGQDWRRAPHTARRMFDVFPVMRQLHELLWYLGEALALPPARPLHGELRRVLEKTERLAGGSAQELTELDVPAHRGEVNALLLRTSELVRAQVTGRKKDRRGADLIGARLRGADLRGANLRGAYLIAADLRGADLRSADLIGADLRDADLRGADLTGSLFLTQSQLNAAKGDPTTTLPPDLARPAHW, translated from the coding sequence GTGTCCCAGGAGCACGAAGAGGCGTTTCCCGACGCTGCCGGGTTCGGCCTGCGAGCCGACTGCGCGAACTGCTTCGGGCTGTGCTGCGTCGCCCTGCCCTTCGCCGCCTCGGCGGACTTCGCGATCGACAAGGACGCCGGCCGGCCCTGCCCGAACCTGGGGACGGACTTCCGGTGCGGCATCCACGCGGACCTGCGGCAGCGGGGTTTTCCCGGTTGCACCGTCTTCGACTGCTTCGGCGCGGGGCAGCGGGTCTCCCAGGTCACCTTCGGTGGGCAGGACTGGCGGCGGGCCCCGCACACCGCCCGGCGGATGTTCGACGTGTTCCCCGTCATGCGGCAACTCCACGAACTCCTCTGGTACCTGGGCGAGGCACTGGCTCTGCCGCCGGCCCGCCCGCTGCACGGAGAGCTGCGCCGCGTGCTGGAGAAGACCGAACGCCTTGCCGGCGGCAGCGCCCAGGAGCTCACCGAACTGGACGTCCCCGCACATCGCGGTGAGGTCAACGCCCTGCTGCTGCGCACCAGCGAACTCGTGAGAGCGCAGGTCACGGGCCGGAAGAAGGACCGCAGGGGAGCCGATCTCATCGGAGCCCGCCTCAGGGGAGCCGATCTGCGGGGAGCCAACCTCCGCGGCGCCTACCTCATCGCCGCCGACCTGAGGGGCGCCGATCTGCGGTCGGCGGACCTGATCGGTGCCGATCTGCGCGACGCCGACCTACGGGGCGCCGACCTCACGGGCAGTCTCTTCCTCACCCAGTCCCAGCTCAACGCGGCCAAGGGCGACCCCACCACCACACTCCCGCCGGACCTCGCCCGTCCGGCGCACTGGTAG
- a CDS encoding MATE family efflux transporter: MTQAPARSRTVRRRHDREIVALALPAFGALVAEPLFVMADSAIVGHLGTAQLAGLGIASALLTTAVSIFVFLAYATTAAVARRVGAGDLPSAIRQGMDGIWLALLLGAAVIAVFLPLAPTLVDLFGASGTAAPYAVTYLRISAFGIPAMLVVLAASGILRGLQDTRTPLYVAIAGFVANGLLNVGLVYGAGLGIAGSAWGTVIAQCGMAAVYLGVVVRGARKHGASLRPDAAGIRASAQAGVPLLVRTLSLRAILMIATAVAARLGDADIAAHQIILSLWSLLAFALDAIAIAGQAIIGRYLGAGDGQGAREACRRMVHWGIAVGVLLGLLVVVARPAFLPLFTSDSAVRNAALPALVIVAASQPICGVVFVLDGVLMGAGDGPYLAWAMLITLAVFTPAALLVPSAGGGLTALWGAMTLMMTMRMLTLWLRTRSGRWIVTGAAA; the protein is encoded by the coding sequence ATGACTCAGGCCCCCGCGCGCTCGCGGACCGTTCGCCGCCGGCACGACCGCGAGATCGTCGCGCTGGCCCTCCCGGCCTTCGGCGCGCTGGTCGCCGAGCCGCTCTTCGTCATGGCCGACAGCGCGATCGTCGGCCATCTCGGCACGGCACAACTCGCCGGTCTCGGCATCGCCTCGGCCCTGCTGACCACCGCCGTCAGCATCTTCGTCTTCCTCGCCTACGCCACCACGGCGGCCGTCGCCCGACGCGTCGGCGCGGGGGACCTGCCCTCCGCCATCCGTCAGGGGATGGACGGCATCTGGCTCGCCCTGCTGCTCGGCGCGGCCGTCATCGCCGTCTTCCTGCCCCTGGCCCCGACGCTCGTGGACCTCTTCGGCGCGTCCGGCACCGCGGCCCCCTACGCCGTGACCTACCTGCGCATCTCCGCCTTCGGCATCCCCGCCATGCTCGTCGTGCTGGCCGCCTCGGGGATCCTGCGGGGACTGCAGGACACCAGGACCCCGCTCTACGTGGCGATCGCCGGGTTCGTCGCCAACGGCCTCCTCAACGTCGGCCTCGTCTACGGGGCCGGGCTCGGGATCGCCGGCTCGGCCTGGGGAACGGTCATCGCCCAGTGCGGTATGGCCGCGGTCTACCTCGGGGTGGTGGTCCGCGGAGCCCGCAAACACGGGGCCTCCCTCCGTCCGGACGCCGCCGGTATCCGGGCCTCCGCCCAGGCAGGGGTACCCCTGCTGGTCCGTACCCTCTCCCTGCGCGCGATCCTCATGATTGCCACGGCCGTAGCGGCCCGGCTCGGCGACGCCGACATCGCGGCTCACCAGATCATCCTGTCGCTGTGGAGCCTGCTCGCCTTCGCCCTCGACGCCATCGCCATCGCCGGCCAAGCGATCATCGGCCGCTATCTGGGCGCCGGTGACGGGCAGGGGGCACGGGAGGCGTGCCGCCGGATGGTGCACTGGGGCATCGCGGTCGGCGTGCTCCTCGGACTGCTGGTCGTGGTGGCCCGCCCGGCCTTCCTGCCCCTGTTCACCAGCGACTCGGCCGTCAGGAACGCGGCCCTGCCCGCACTGGTGATCGTGGCCGCCTCCCAGCCCATCTGCGGAGTCGTCTTCGTCCTGGACGGTGTCCTGATGGGCGCGGGTGACGGCCCGTATCTCGCCTGGGCAATGCTGATCACGCTGGCGGTCTTCACCCCCGCTGCGCTCCTCGTGCCCTCGGCCGGCGGCGGACTGACCGCCTTGTGGGGGGCCATGACACTGATGATGACCATGCGCATGCTGACGCTGTGGCTGCGGACACGCTCGGGCCGCTGGATCGTGACGGGCGCCGCCGCGTAA
- a CDS encoding GNAT family N-acetyltransferase codes for MDVSSLLPLTTSRLSLRLFTPGDTDDLYAYQSLPSVARYLYRPAHTRERSEQVAAERAAQTAWRADGDKLALAVCRRDEPGVLGEVSLALADARAAQAEIGWTLAPGHQGHGYATEAAAALAGFAFDTLGVHRLYARLDVDNTGSVRVCERLGMRREAHLVENDLDGDRWGSEYIYAALSADLGRPSGD; via the coding sequence ATGGACGTCTCCTCGCTGTTGCCGTTGACCACGTCTCGGTTGTCGCTGCGTCTGTTCACTCCCGGCGACACCGACGATCTGTACGCCTACCAGAGCCTGCCGAGCGTGGCGCGCTACCTGTACCGGCCGGCGCACACGCGTGAGCGCAGCGAGCAGGTTGCCGCCGAGCGCGCGGCGCAGACGGCTTGGCGCGCCGACGGGGACAAGCTGGCGCTCGCTGTCTGCCGACGCGATGAGCCCGGTGTCCTTGGCGAGGTGAGCCTCGCCCTGGCCGACGCCCGCGCCGCCCAAGCGGAGATCGGCTGGACTCTCGCCCCAGGTCACCAGGGGCACGGCTACGCGACCGAGGCGGCCGCGGCTCTGGCCGGGTTTGCCTTCGACACGCTGGGCGTGCACCGGCTCTACGCGCGGCTGGATGTGGACAACACCGGGTCTGTGCGGGTCTGTGAGCGCCTCGGGATGCGCCGGGAGGCACACCTGGTCGAGAACGACCTCGACGGGGATCGCTGGGGCAGCGAGTACATCTACGCGGCGCTGTCCGCGGATCTTGGCCGCCCATCAGGCGATTGA
- a CDS encoding MFS transporter, whose product MPLALLALAIGAFGIGTTEFVIMGLLPEVAQDYGVSIPTAGHLVTGYALGVMFGAPLMTVLGTKIPRKRMLMALMGLFIVGNLLSAVAPAFAVMLTGRVVASLAHGAFFGIGSVVAADLVAPHKKAGAIAMMFTGLTVANVVGVPLGTFVGQSAGWRVTFAAVAALGVLGLAGVAALVPDMPLAEGTRLRSELAAFRNVQVLLAMAMTVLGFGGVFAAITYIAPMMTRVAGFADGSVTWLLVLFGLGMVGGNLLGGRFADRALMPMLYLSLGALAVVLALFTVTAHHKGAAAVTIFLIGALGFATVPPLQKRVLDQAHGAPTLASAVNIGAFNLGNALAAWLGGAVIAAGLGYTAPNWVGAVLAVTALGLAVLSTALERRDAAPATVAAGSLPTEPGVTAHH is encoded by the coding sequence ATGCCTCTCGCGCTCCTCGCTCTCGCGATCGGGGCCTTCGGGATCGGAACGACCGAGTTCGTGATCATGGGCTTGCTGCCCGAGGTCGCCCAGGACTACGGCGTCTCCATCCCCACGGCCGGCCACCTGGTGACCGGCTACGCGCTCGGCGTGATGTTCGGCGCCCCGCTGATGACCGTCCTCGGCACCAAGATCCCGCGCAAGCGGATGCTCATGGCGCTGATGGGCCTGTTCATCGTCGGCAACCTGCTCTCCGCCGTCGCCCCGGCCTTCGCGGTCATGCTGACCGGCCGTGTGGTCGCCTCGCTCGCCCACGGGGCCTTCTTCGGGATCGGTTCGGTGGTCGCCGCCGACCTGGTCGCCCCGCACAAGAAGGCCGGGGCCATCGCGATGATGTTCACCGGGCTGACCGTCGCCAACGTCGTCGGGGTACCGCTGGGCACCTTCGTCGGACAGTCGGCCGGCTGGCGCGTCACCTTCGCGGCCGTCGCCGCGCTCGGCGTGCTCGGACTGGCCGGCGTCGCCGCGCTCGTACCCGACATGCCCCTCGCGGAGGGCACCCGGCTGCGCAGCGAACTCGCCGCCTTCCGGAACGTCCAGGTGCTGCTCGCCATGGCGATGACCGTGCTCGGCTTCGGCGGTGTCTTCGCCGCCATCACCTACATCGCGCCGATGATGACGCGGGTGGCGGGATTCGCCGACGGCTCGGTCACCTGGCTGCTGGTCCTCTTCGGGCTCGGCATGGTCGGCGGCAACCTCCTCGGGGGCCGCTTCGCCGACCGCGCTCTGATGCCCATGCTGTACCTCTCCCTGGGCGCCCTGGCCGTCGTCCTCGCCCTCTTCACGGTCACCGCGCACCACAAGGGCGCCGCCGCCGTCACGATCTTCCTCATCGGCGCCCTCGGCTTCGCCACCGTGCCGCCCCTCCAGAAGCGCGTCCTGGACCAGGCACACGGCGCCCCCACCCTGGCGTCGGCCGTCAACATCGGCGCCTTCAACCTCGGCAACGCGCTGGCCGCCTGGCTCGGCGGGGCCGTCATCGCCGCCGGCCTCGGCTACACCGCGCCCAACTGGGTTGGCGCGGTACTGGCCGTCACCGCCCTGGGCCTCGCCGTGCTCTCGACCGCCCTCGAACGGCGCGACGCCGCCCCCGCCACGGTCGCCGCGGGCTCGCTGCCCACCGAACCGGGCGTCACCGCCCACCACTGA
- the dnaB gene encoding replicative DNA helicase — MSISEPLDDPWADSGPSDRLPASRRRGDGGRSRDDQHERGRDNGSWGDAGPSSFERVPPQDLEAEQSVLGGMLLSKDAIADVVEILKGHDFYKPAHEMVYQAILDVYAKGEPADPITIAAELTKRGEINKVGGASYLHTLVQTVPTAANAAYYAEIVHERAVLRRLVEAGTRITQMGYAADDDVDEIVNRAQAEIYAVTEQRTSEDYLPLGDIMEGALDEIEAIGSRSGEMTGVPTGFTDFDSLTNGLHPGQMIVIAARPAMGKSTLALDFARAASIKNNLPSVIFSLEMGRNEIAMRLLSAEARVALHHMRSGTMTDDDWTRLARRMPDVSAAPLYIDDSPNLSMMEIRAKCRRLKQRNDIKLVVIDYLQLMQAGGSKRAESRQQEVSDMSRNLKLLAKELEIPVIALSQLNRGPEQRTDKKPMVSDLRESGSIEQDADMVILLHREDAYEKESPRAGEADLIVAKHRNGPTATITVAFQGHYSRFVDMAQT; from the coding sequence GTGAGCATTTCCGAGCCCTTGGACGATCCGTGGGCCGACAGCGGCCCCAGCGATCGTCTGCCCGCCTCCCGGCGCCGCGGCGACGGTGGCCGCAGCCGCGACGACCAGCACGAACGCGGCCGGGACAACGGTTCCTGGGGCGACGCGGGGCCGTCGTCGTTCGAGCGGGTGCCGCCGCAGGACCTGGAGGCCGAGCAGTCCGTCCTCGGCGGCATGCTGCTGTCCAAGGACGCCATCGCCGACGTCGTCGAGATCCTCAAGGGCCACGACTTCTACAAGCCGGCGCACGAGATGGTCTACCAGGCCATCCTCGACGTCTACGCGAAGGGCGAGCCGGCCGACCCCATCACCATCGCCGCCGAACTGACCAAGCGCGGCGAGATCAACAAGGTCGGCGGCGCCTCCTACCTGCACACCCTCGTACAGACCGTGCCGACCGCCGCGAACGCCGCCTACTACGCGGAGATCGTGCACGAGCGCGCGGTCCTGCGCCGCCTGGTGGAGGCCGGGACGCGGATCACCCAGATGGGATACGCGGCCGACGACGACGTCGACGAGATCGTCAACCGTGCCCAGGCCGAGATCTACGCCGTCACCGAGCAGCGCACCAGCGAGGACTACCTGCCGCTCGGCGACATCATGGAGGGCGCGCTCGACGAGATCGAGGCGATCGGCTCGCGCAGCGGCGAGATGACCGGAGTCCCGACGGGATTCACCGACTTCGACTCGCTGACCAACGGCCTCCACCCCGGCCAGATGATCGTCATCGCCGCTCGCCCCGCCATGGGAAAGTCCACCCTCGCGCTGGACTTCGCACGGGCCGCGTCGATCAAGAACAACCTGCCCAGCGTCATCTTCTCCCTGGAGATGGGGCGCAACGAGATCGCGATGCGCCTCCTCTCCGCCGAGGCGCGGGTCGCCCTGCACCACATGCGGTCCGGCACGATGACCGACGACGACTGGACCCGGCTGGCCCGCCGGATGCCGGACGTCTCCGCCGCGCCGCTCTACATCGACGACTCCCCGAACCTGTCGATGATGGAGATCCGCGCCAAGTGCCGGCGCCTCAAGCAACGCAACGACATCAAGCTGGTCGTCATCGACTACCTCCAGCTCATGCAGGCCGGTGGGTCCAAGCGCGCCGAGAGCCGTCAGCAGGAGGTCTCGGACATGTCCCGTAACCTCAAGCTCCTCGCCAAGGAGCTGGAGATCCCGGTGATCGCGCTCTCCCAGCTCAACCGCGGCCCCGAACAGCGCACCGACAAGAAGCCGATGGTCTCGGACCTGCGTGAGTCCGGCTCCATCGAGCAGGACGCCGACATGGTCATCCTCCTGCACCGCGAGGATGCCTACGAGAAGGAGTCCCCGCGGGCCGGCGAGGCGGACCTGATCGTCGCCAAGCACCGCAACGGCCCGACGGCCACGATCACCGTCGCCTTCCAGGGCCACTACTCCCGTTTCGTGGACATGGCCCAGACCTGA
- the rplI gene encoding 50S ribosomal protein L9 — protein MKIILTHEVSGLGAAGDVVDVKDGYARNYLVPRKLAIRWTKGGEKDVEQIRRARKIHEIQTIEQANQVKAQLEGVKVRLAVRSGDAGRLFGSVTPADVASAIKAAGGPDVDKRRIELGAPIKTLGAHETSVRLHPEVDAKVSIEVVAA, from the coding sequence ATGAAGATCATCCTCACCCACGAGGTCTCCGGCCTCGGTGCCGCGGGCGACGTCGTCGACGTCAAGGACGGTTACGCTCGCAACTACCTGGTGCCGCGGAAGCTCGCTATCCGCTGGACCAAGGGTGGCGAGAAGGACGTCGAGCAGATCCGTCGTGCTCGCAAGATCCACGAGATCCAGACCATCGAGCAGGCCAACCAGGTCAAGGCCCAGCTCGAGGGTGTCAAGGTCCGTCTGGCCGTCCGCTCCGGCGACGCCGGCCGTCTCTTCGGTTCCGTCACCCCGGCCGACGTCGCTTCGGCGATCAAGGCCGCCGGCGGTCCCGACGTGGACAAGCGCCGCATCGAGCTGGGCGCGCCCATCAAGACCCTGGGCGCTCACGAGACGTCCGTGCGTCTGCACCCCGAGGTTGACGCCAAGGTCAGCATCGAGGTCGTCGCCGCCTGA
- a CDS encoding GNAT family N-acetyltransferase: MPTPSLSALPIRRLTLRDLDACADLSEDRGWPREEHKWGLLLTAGKGYGIDDPGGGLVSVCTVTEYGPPERPSLAAIGMMLVAERHARQGVGRRLMRHIVSAQGTTPLTLYATPYGRPLYEELGFKDIGRSEMLRGRFVPDSAESRIATRAATAEDLTAIVRLDEEVFGADRTHVLTRLPAFVDQLRVAEEDGRLIGYAAAWPNMDTHVVGPLIARDTETAKALVASLAAGTGRPLRTDIDVRHEDLLAWVKERGLAAVAVNAVMTHGTAELPGDGARRFAPLTVAAG, encoded by the coding sequence GTGCCGACTCCTTCCCTCTCCGCTCTGCCGATCCGCCGTCTGACGCTCCGTGACCTCGACGCGTGCGCCGACCTGTCCGAGGACCGGGGGTGGCCACGCGAAGAGCACAAGTGGGGGCTCCTCCTCACCGCCGGGAAGGGGTACGGCATCGACGACCCCGGCGGCGGCCTCGTCAGTGTCTGCACCGTCACCGAGTACGGCCCGCCCGAACGGCCCTCGCTCGCGGCCATCGGCATGATGCTGGTCGCCGAGCGGCACGCGCGCCAGGGCGTCGGCCGCCGGCTGATGCGCCACATCGTCTCCGCCCAGGGCACCACCCCCCTGACCCTCTACGCGACCCCGTACGGCCGGCCGCTCTACGAGGAGCTGGGCTTCAAGGACATCGGCCGCTCGGAGATGCTGCGCGGCCGGTTCGTCCCCGACTCGGCCGAGTCCCGTATCGCCACCCGCGCCGCCACCGCCGAGGACCTCACGGCGATCGTCCGCCTCGACGAGGAGGTGTTCGGCGCCGACCGTACGCACGTGCTCACCCGGCTGCCCGCCTTCGTCGACCAGTTGCGCGTCGCCGAGGAGGACGGCCGCCTCATCGGGTACGCCGCGGCCTGGCCCAACATGGACACCCACGTGGTGGGCCCCCTGATCGCCCGTGACACCGAGACGGCCAAGGCCCTCGTCGCCTCCCTCGCCGCCGGCACCGGCAGGCCGCTGCGCACCGACATCGACGTCCGGCACGAGGACCTGCTGGCCTGGGTGAAGGAGCGCGGCCTCGCCGCAGTCGCCGTCAACGCGGTCATGACCCACGGCACCGCCGAACTGCCCGGGGACGGTGCCCGGCGGTTCGCTCCGCTGACGGTGGCGGCGGGCTGA
- a CDS encoding NUDIX hydrolase produces MTVRPVVKRTARAVLLDGDALVLIKRTKPGVDPYWVTPGGGVEPADMTVVDALHREVYEELGAKITDVVPCFVDTVEHIGEDEGATGVKVQHFFVCRLESMDPALRHGPEVDEPTGEYEIVRVPFTRIGIASVHLVPLSLRHYLDGNIEGVRALHAPDLG; encoded by the coding sequence ATGACCGTCCGACCCGTGGTCAAGCGCACCGCACGCGCCGTCCTCCTCGACGGCGACGCTCTCGTCCTGATCAAGCGCACCAAGCCCGGTGTCGACCCGTACTGGGTCACGCCCGGTGGCGGAGTCGAGCCGGCCGACATGACCGTCGTGGACGCTCTGCACCGTGAGGTGTACGAAGAGCTGGGCGCCAAGATCACCGATGTGGTCCCCTGCTTCGTGGACACGGTGGAGCACATCGGGGAGGACGAGGGCGCGACCGGCGTGAAGGTGCAGCACTTCTTCGTCTGCCGTCTGGAGTCCATGGACCCGGCCCTGCGCCATGGTCCCGAGGTCGATGAGCCCACCGGCGAGTACGAGATCGTCCGGGTGCCGTTCACCCGGATCGGCATCGCCTCCGTCCATCTCGTACCGCTGTCCCTGCGTCACTATCTGGACGGAAACATCGAGGGCGTACGGGCCCTGCACGCCCCCGACCTCGGCTGA
- the rpsR gene encoding 30S ribosomal protein S18, with product MAKPPVRKPKKKVCAFCKDKVTYVDYKDTNMLRKFISDRGKIRARRVTGNCTQHQRDVATAVKNSREMALLPYTSTAR from the coding sequence ATGGCGAAGCCGCCTGTGCGCAAGCCGAAGAAGAAGGTCTGCGCATTCTGCAAGGACAAGGTCACGTACGTGGACTACAAGGACACGAACATGCTGCGGAAGTTCATTTCCGACCGCGGCAAGATCCGTGCCCGCCGCGTGACCGGCAACTGCACGCAGCACCAGCGTGACGTCGCCACGGCCGTCAAGAACAGCCGTGAGATGGCGCTGCTGCCCTACACCTCCACCGCGCGATAA
- a CDS encoding heme-binding protein translates to MGDTPTRRTRHEHPTATPTAVAPLTIQDAETLVTAAQGAAEAAGITVSVTVLDAGGHLLAFRRDDRAVLLSSETGTRKAYTALQLDAPRADLVDAVRPGGLFHTPPTALDRPPLLLASGVPVHHDGRLIGAVGVGVGGGTPEQDHSFATAAVVKLPRP, encoded by the coding sequence GTGGGGGACACCCCCACCAGGAGAACCCGTCATGAACACCCCACGGCCACCCCCACCGCCGTCGCACCGCTGACCATCCAGGACGCCGAAACCCTCGTCACCGCGGCCCAGGGCGCCGCCGAGGCCGCGGGGATCACCGTCAGCGTCACCGTCCTCGACGCGGGCGGGCACCTGCTCGCCTTCCGGCGGGACGACCGCGCGGTGCTGCTCTCCAGTGAGACCGGCACCCGCAAGGCGTACACGGCGCTCCAGCTCGACGCGCCCAGGGCGGACCTCGTCGACGCGGTCCGGCCCGGCGGCCTCTTCCACACCCCGCCGACCGCGCTCGACCGGCCCCCGCTGCTTCTCGCGAGCGGTGTTCCCGTGCACCACGACGGGCGGCTGATCGGCGCCGTCGGCGTCGGCGTCGGCGGGGGAACGCCGGAGCAGGACCACTCCTTCGCCACGGCCGCCGTGGTGAAGCTGCCACGACCGTAG
- a CDS encoding serine hydrolase domain-containing protein: MTTVEHDLLPATRRALLHRVAVAQAEGRAPSLVAAVVRGGRTVWHGARSSEDRGAPDENVQYRIGSITKTFTAVLVLRLRDEGLLDLGDPLEKHLPGTGAGRATIADLLAHTGGLAAESPAPWWERTPGTLRPELADVLGEGPLRHPVGRRHHYSNPGYSLLGAVVERLRGAPWEDVLRREVLEPLGLTRTTAQPEAPYAKGWAVHPWADALLAEPVEDLGLMAAAGQLWSTTGDLARFAVFLADGDDTVLCAESVREMRVPAAPAEAADVGDRVTYGLGLQLQHRDGRLFVGHSGSLPGFLANVTIDVDEDVAAVVLANCTSGPLTAVVGADLVRIVTEAEPRIPEPWRPLPEVDPALLELAGPWYWGTSAFALRLLPDGGVALEPLRGQGRRSRFLAADDGTWTGTEGYYAGETLRAVRRADGTVSHLDLGSFVFTRRPYDEGAPVPGGVDPRGWQGLGSA, from the coding sequence ATGACGACAGTTGAACATGACCTGCTTCCCGCCACGCGCCGAGCGCTGCTGCACCGGGTCGCCGTGGCTCAGGCCGAGGGACGCGCGCCCTCGCTCGTCGCGGCGGTGGTCCGGGGCGGACGCACCGTGTGGCACGGTGCCCGGTCCTCGGAGGACAGGGGCGCCCCCGACGAGAACGTCCAGTACCGGATCGGCTCGATCACGAAGACCTTCACGGCCGTCCTCGTCCTGCGGCTGCGTGACGAAGGGCTGCTCGACCTGGGCGACCCGCTGGAGAAGCACCTGCCGGGCACCGGGGCGGGCCGCGCCACGATCGCCGATCTGCTGGCGCACACGGGCGGGCTCGCCGCCGAGTCACCGGCGCCGTGGTGGGAGCGCACGCCCGGCACCCTGCGCCCCGAACTGGCCGACGTCCTGGGGGAGGGCCCCCTTCGGCATCCTGTGGGCCGACGCCACCACTACTCGAACCCCGGATACTCCCTGCTCGGCGCGGTGGTCGAGCGCTTGCGCGGCGCCCCCTGGGAGGATGTGCTGCGCCGTGAGGTGCTGGAACCGCTGGGCCTGACCCGCACGACCGCGCAGCCCGAGGCGCCCTACGCCAAGGGCTGGGCGGTGCACCCGTGGGCCGACGCGCTGCTGGCCGAGCCCGTCGAGGATCTCGGGCTGATGGCCGCGGCCGGTCAGCTCTGGTCGACCACGGGCGACTTGGCGCGGTTCGCCGTCTTCCTGGCCGACGGCGACGACACGGTGCTGTGCGCCGAGAGTGTGCGCGAGATGCGGGTGCCGGCGGCGCCGGCCGAGGCGGCGGACGTCGGTGACAGGGTGACCTACGGACTGGGCCTGCAGCTCCAGCACCGGGACGGGCGGCTGTTCGTGGGGCACTCGGGCTCGTTGCCCGGGTTTCTGGCCAACGTGACGATCGACGTTGACGAAGACGTGGCCGCGGTCGTGCTGGCCAACTGCACCTCGGGTCCGCTGACCGCCGTCGTGGGCGCCGACCTGGTGCGCATCGTCACCGAAGCCGAGCCCAGGATTCCCGAACCATGGCGTCCGCTGCCGGAGGTCGACCCGGCCCTGCTGGAGCTGGCCGGGCCCTGGTACTGGGGGACCTCCGCGTTCGCCCTGCGTCTCCTGCCCGACGGCGGGGTCGCGTTGGAGCCGTTGCGGGGCCAGGGGCGCCGCTCCCGCTTCCTCGCCGCCGACGACGGGACCTGGACGGGGACCGAGGGTTACTACGCGGGGGAGACCCTTCGGGCCGTACGCCGCGCGGACGGAACCGTGAGCCACCTGGACCTCGGCTCCTTCGTGTTCACCCGCCGGCCCTACGACGAGGGGGCACCGGTGCCCGGTGGGGTGGACCCGCGGGGATGGCAGGGCCTGGGCTCGGCATAG
- a CDS encoding MarR family transcriptional regulator has product MTATDPALTALSQGWCALSLLHGRIETHIERALQSGHGLSVREYSLLDVLSRQHEGEGGHLQMKQVADAVVLSQSATTRLVTRLEDRGLLERYLCPTDRRGIYTDVTAAGRKLLDEARPSNQAALREALDEAATHPELAPLVKVVETLKAPMSV; this is encoded by the coding sequence ATGACGGCGACGGACCCGGCACTCACCGCCCTCTCCCAGGGTTGGTGCGCCCTCTCCCTGCTGCACGGGAGGATCGAGACCCATATCGAGCGCGCCCTGCAGTCGGGGCACGGGCTGAGCGTGCGCGAGTACTCGCTGCTCGACGTGCTCAGCCGACAGCACGAGGGCGAAGGAGGGCATCTGCAGATGAAGCAGGTCGCCGACGCCGTCGTCCTCAGCCAGAGCGCCACCACCCGCCTGGTCACCCGGCTCGAGGACCGCGGCCTGCTCGAGCGCTACCTGTGCCCCACCGACCGCCGCGGCATCTACACCGACGTCACCGCCGCCGGACGGAAGCTGCTGGACGAGGCCCGTCCCTCCAACCAGGCGGCCCTGCGGGAGGCTCTCGACGAGGCGGCGACCCATCCCGAGTTGGCTCCGCTGGTCAAGGTGGTCGAGACGCTCAAGGCGCCGATGTCCGTGTAG
- a CDS encoding GNAT family N-acetyltransferase, whose protein sequence is MGDLEIRRTVEDDLPAVVAMLADDPLGAQRESPGDLTPYRSAFARIAADPHQHLVVAVRDGRVVGTLQLTVVPGLSRRGATRSIIESVRVHADERGSGLGTRLIEWAIAESRRQGCHLVQLTSDRTREDAHRFYERLGFSPSHTGFKLAL, encoded by the coding sequence ATGGGAGATCTTGAGATACGCAGGACCGTCGAGGACGACCTGCCCGCCGTGGTCGCCATGCTCGCCGACGATCCCCTGGGCGCCCAGCGCGAGTCACCCGGCGATCTGACGCCCTACCGCTCGGCGTTCGCGCGGATCGCGGCCGATCCCCACCAGCACTTGGTCGTGGCCGTCCGCGACGGCCGGGTCGTCGGCACCCTCCAGCTGACGGTCGTCCCGGGACTGTCCCGTCGCGGCGCGACGCGGTCGATCATCGAGAGCGTCCGCGTGCACGCGGACGAACGCGGCAGCGGGCTGGGCACCCGGCTCATCGAGTGGGCCATCGCCGAGTCCCGACGGCAGGGCTGCCACCTGGTGCAACTCACCTCCGACAGGACACGCGAGGACGCCCACCGCTTCTACGAGCGGCTCGGCTTCTCCCCGTCCCATACGGGCTTCAAGCTCGCGCTCTGA